One genomic segment of Strix aluco isolate bStrAlu1 chromosome 14, bStrAlu1.hap1, whole genome shotgun sequence includes these proteins:
- the MAF gene encoding transcription factor Maf isoform X2: MASELAMSSSDLPTSPLAMEYVNDFDLMKFEVKKEPVETDRIISQCGRLIAGGSLSSTPMSTPCSSVPPSPSFSAPSPGSGTDQKTHLEDYYWMTGYPQQLNPEALGFSPEDAVEALINSSHHPLPGAFDGYARGQQLAAAAGAGGSVPAEEMGSAAAVVSAVIAAAAAQGGAPHYHHHHHHPHHGGGGGGGGHPHAAAPGSAPPSSASSAAGSGGGGGGGGGGGAGGLHHPHHGGGGGGGGGGLHFDDRFSDEQLVTMSVRELNRQLRGVSKEEVIRLKQKRRTLKNRGYAQSCRFKRVQQRHVLESEKNQLLQQVEHLKQEISRLVRERDAYKEKYEKLVSNGFRENGSSSDNPSSPEFFMP; this comes from the exons ATGGCATCAGAACTGGCAATGAGCAGCTCCGACCTGCCCACCAGTCCCCTGGCCATGGAATATGTTAATGACTTCGATCTGATGAAGTTTGAAGTGAAAAAGGAGCCGGTGGAGACCGATCGCATTATCAGCCAGTGCGGCCGCTTGATCGCCGGGGGATCGCTCTCTTCCACCCCGATGAGCACGCCCTGCAGCTCCGTGCCCCCGTCCCCCAGCTTCTCGGCGCCCAGCCCCGGCTCCGGCACCGACCAGAAGACCCACCTGGAAGACTACTACTGGATGACGGGCTACCCGCAGCAGCTCAACCCGGAGGCGCTGGGCTTCAGCCCCGAGGACGCGGTGGAGGCGCTGATCAACAGCAGCCACCACCCGCTGCCCGGCGCCTTCGATGGCTATGCTAGAGGGCAGCAGCTGGCCGCGGCCGCCGGCGCCGGCGGCTCCGTGCCGGCCGAGGAGATGGGCTCGGCGGCCGCCGTGGTGTCGGCGGTGatcgccgcggcggcggcgcagggCGGCGCGccccactaccaccaccaccaccaccacccgcaccacggcggcggcggcggcggcggcgggcacccCCACGCCGCGGCGCCGGGCAGCGCGCCGCCCTCCTCCGCCTCCTCGGCCgccggctccggcggcggcggcggcggcggcggcggcggcggcgccggggggcTGCACCACCCGCaccacggcggcggcggcggcggcggcggcggcggcctccaCTTCGACGACCGCTTCTCCGACGAGCAGCTGGTGACCATGTCGGTGCGGGAGCTCAACCGGCAGCTGCGGGGCGTCAGCAAGGAAGAGGTGATCCGGCTGAAGCAGAAGAGGAGGACCCTCAAAAACAGGGGCTATGCCCAGTCCTGCCGCTTCAAGAGGGTCCAGCAGCGGCACGTCCTGGAGTCGGAGAAGaaccagctgctgcagcaagtGGAGCACCTAAAGCAGGAGATCTCCAGGCTGGTCCGGGAGAGGGACGCCTACAAGGAAAAGTACGAGAAGCTGGTCAGCAATGGCTTCAGAGAAAACGGATCCAGCAGCGACAACCCTTCCTCTCCAGAGTTTTTCAT gcCTTAG
- the MAF gene encoding transcription factor Maf isoform X1, with amino-acid sequence MASELAMSSSDLPTSPLAMEYVNDFDLMKFEVKKEPVETDRIISQCGRLIAGGSLSSTPMSTPCSSVPPSPSFSAPSPGSGTDQKTHLEDYYWMTGYPQQLNPEALGFSPEDAVEALINSSHHPLPGAFDGYARGQQLAAAAGAGGSVPAEEMGSAAAVVSAVIAAAAAQGGAPHYHHHHHHPHHGGGGGGGGHPHAAAPGSAPPSSASSAAGSGGGGGGGGGGGAGGLHHPHHGGGGGGGGGGLHFDDRFSDEQLVTMSVRELNRQLRGVSKEEVIRLKQKRRTLKNRGYAQSCRFKRVQQRHVLESEKNQLLQQVEHLKQEISRLVRERDAYKEKYEKLVSNGFRENGSSSDNPSSPEFFMYPRESSTTVM; translated from the exons ATGGCATCAGAACTGGCAATGAGCAGCTCCGACCTGCCCACCAGTCCCCTGGCCATGGAATATGTTAATGACTTCGATCTGATGAAGTTTGAAGTGAAAAAGGAGCCGGTGGAGACCGATCGCATTATCAGCCAGTGCGGCCGCTTGATCGCCGGGGGATCGCTCTCTTCCACCCCGATGAGCACGCCCTGCAGCTCCGTGCCCCCGTCCCCCAGCTTCTCGGCGCCCAGCCCCGGCTCCGGCACCGACCAGAAGACCCACCTGGAAGACTACTACTGGATGACGGGCTACCCGCAGCAGCTCAACCCGGAGGCGCTGGGCTTCAGCCCCGAGGACGCGGTGGAGGCGCTGATCAACAGCAGCCACCACCCGCTGCCCGGCGCCTTCGATGGCTATGCTAGAGGGCAGCAGCTGGCCGCGGCCGCCGGCGCCGGCGGCTCCGTGCCGGCCGAGGAGATGGGCTCGGCGGCCGCCGTGGTGTCGGCGGTGatcgccgcggcggcggcgcagggCGGCGCGccccactaccaccaccaccaccaccacccgcaccacggcggcggcggcggcggcggcgggcacccCCACGCCGCGGCGCCGGGCAGCGCGCCGCCCTCCTCCGCCTCCTCGGCCgccggctccggcggcggcggcggcggcggcggcggcggcggcgccggggggcTGCACCACCCGCaccacggcggcggcggcggcggcggcggcggcggcctccaCTTCGACGACCGCTTCTCCGACGAGCAGCTGGTGACCATGTCGGTGCGGGAGCTCAACCGGCAGCTGCGGGGCGTCAGCAAGGAAGAGGTGATCCGGCTGAAGCAGAAGAGGAGGACCCTCAAAAACAGGGGCTATGCCCAGTCCTGCCGCTTCAAGAGGGTCCAGCAGCGGCACGTCCTGGAGTCGGAGAAGaaccagctgctgcagcaagtGGAGCACCTAAAGCAGGAGATCTCCAGGCTGGTCCGGGAGAGGGACGCCTACAAGGAAAAGTACGAGAAGCTGGTCAGCAATGGCTTCAGAGAAAACGGATCCAGCAGCGACAACCCTTCCTCTCCAGAGTTTTTCAT GTACCCAAGAGAATCATCTACAACAGTGATGTGA